Proteins from one Geomonas agri genomic window:
- a CDS encoding HEAT repeat domain-containing protein, with the protein MSERLADTDEEQRRLAVMSLRRRPFPEVMELLFRAMGDDSWRVRKEAVGVVLQAQPLQAEELEALIALLRSADNAGLRNSAVESLERIGVPAVEQLCAHLGDSDHDLRKFVIDILGNIRCATCLPLLVQALDDEDMNVRVAAAENLGKIGDVRALPHLLKVLDGGEVWLKFTVLDALSSIGTAVPLAKLEPLLQEGLLRRATYDCLGVLGDRRCLPLLLEGLHDKAKNAREAATVALMRQRSRLNLQEQEELVDRQLRALAGSATAKKLIDSLHGEEPVMISALAQLCGIMGDERAALPLVRVARADRLRSVCLEALRRIGEPVMPLLLEHFPFAIAAERAVIVHLIAETGRPGSEDLLFAALEDEGAEVRCCAAVALGRLAPQGAAARVARLLEDEDGQVCEGALDGLQHLAARDAEGVGAICSELLRSRDARKRRDAAIVLGALGDGERLALLVKDEDASVRRAAVASLARVDRPQALGALTLSLSDEEPEVRIAAAQALAEKGGHEVLAPLCLALADEDPWVQTAALKGLTVVGDAEALPGVTALLEQAQGPVLIAALSTLAALGGAQALGPVRQALYHNDEEVVEAAIGILAAHGSEWIAEHGQALLEHPHWMVRRSFVRALAQLQGADSVAVLDQALARESDPLVKGEIVELLDRLR; encoded by the coding sequence ATCTCGGAGAGACTTGCCGACACCGACGAGGAGCAAAGGCGCCTTGCGGTAATGTCGCTACGTCGCCGTCCCTTCCCCGAGGTCATGGAACTGCTGTTTCGTGCCATGGGGGACGACAGCTGGCGGGTGCGCAAGGAGGCGGTCGGCGTGGTCCTGCAGGCGCAGCCTCTGCAGGCGGAGGAACTCGAGGCCCTGATCGCACTGTTGCGCTCCGCCGACAACGCGGGGTTGCGCAACTCCGCGGTCGAGTCCCTGGAACGGATCGGCGTACCCGCCGTGGAACAGCTCTGCGCGCACCTGGGCGATTCGGATCACGACCTGCGCAAGTTCGTCATCGACATCCTGGGCAACATCCGCTGCGCCACCTGCCTCCCCCTGTTGGTGCAGGCGCTCGACGACGAGGACATGAACGTGCGGGTAGCCGCGGCCGAGAACCTGGGCAAAATCGGCGACGTCCGGGCGCTGCCGCATCTTTTGAAGGTACTGGACGGAGGCGAGGTCTGGCTGAAGTTCACCGTGCTGGACGCCCTCTCCTCCATCGGGACAGCGGTGCCGCTCGCCAAGCTCGAACCGCTCTTGCAGGAAGGGCTTTTGCGCCGCGCGACCTACGACTGCCTGGGCGTCCTCGGCGACCGCAGGTGCCTCCCCCTGCTGCTGGAAGGGTTGCACGACAAGGCAAAGAACGCGCGCGAAGCGGCCACCGTCGCGCTGATGCGCCAGCGGAGTCGCTTGAACCTGCAGGAGCAGGAAGAACTGGTGGACCGCCAGCTCAGGGCCCTGGCCGGAAGCGCGACGGCGAAGAAGCTGATCGACTCGCTGCACGGCGAGGAGCCGGTGATGATTTCGGCCCTGGCCCAGCTCTGCGGCATCATGGGAGACGAGCGCGCCGCGCTCCCCCTGGTGCGCGTGGCGCGCGCCGATCGCCTGAGAAGCGTCTGTCTGGAGGCGCTGCGCCGCATCGGTGAACCGGTGATGCCGCTGCTCCTGGAACACTTCCCCTTCGCCATCGCGGCCGAGCGCGCCGTCATCGTGCACCTGATCGCCGAGACCGGGCGCCCCGGCAGCGAAGACCTCCTCTTTGCCGCACTGGAGGACGAGGGGGCTGAGGTTAGGTGCTGTGCCGCGGTTGCCCTGGGTCGGCTGGCGCCGCAAGGGGCCGCAGCACGGGTGGCCCGCCTTCTCGAAGATGAAGATGGGCAGGTATGCGAAGGCGCTCTCGACGGTCTGCAGCACCTTGCCGCCCGGGATGCCGAGGGCGTGGGTGCCATCTGCTCCGAGCTTTTGCGCAGCCGGGACGCACGCAAGAGGCGGGATGCCGCCATCGTGCTTGGTGCACTGGGAGACGGGGAACGGCTCGCCTTGCTGGTGAAGGACGAGGACGCCTCGGTGCGCCGCGCCGCGGTCGCCTCCCTGGCGCGCGTGGACCGGCCGCAGGCACTGGGGGCGCTGACCCTGTCGCTGTCGGACGAGGAGCCGGAGGTTCGTATCGCGGCCGCGCAGGCCCTTGCCGAAAAGGGAGGGCACGAGGTGCTGGCGCCGCTCTGCCTGGCCCTTGCCGACGAGGATCCCTGGGTGCAGACCGCGGCCCTCAAGGGGCTCACCGTCGTCGGGGATGCAGAGGCGCTGCCGGGCGTGACCGCGCTTTTGGAACAGGCACAGGGGCCGGTCCTGATCGCCGCCCTGTCGACCCTCGCCGCCCTGGGCGGTGCGCAGGCGCTCGGCCCGGTGCGGCAGGCGCTGTATCACAACGACGAGGAAGTGGTCGAAGCCGCCATCGGCATCCTTGCGGCTCACGGTAGCGAGTGGATCGCCGAGCATGGCCAAGCGCTTTTGGAACACCCGCACTGGATGGTGCGGCGCTCTTTCGTGCGCGCCCTGGCCCAGTTGCAGGGGGCGGATTCGGTGGCGGTATTGGATCAGGCGTTGGCCCGGGAGTCGGACCCGCTGGTCAAAGGCGAGATCGTTGAACTTCTCGACAGGCTGCGCTAA
- a CDS encoding CheR family methyltransferase, translating to MPYFEPELQLTEEEFRLIRDLIYNHCGLFFDDDSKYLLDRRLGQRVTHHNLSGFREYYQFLKYDRRRDQEIADIMDLLTTNETYFFREAFQLRAFTDEIVPELMRLKQRERTLRIWSAGCSTGEEPYTIAMLLLEMGCLHGWRVEIVGSDISQRVVQHARKGVYTKASFRATEERYQKRFFSETDDGYRICDEVRELVTISQMNLFDANRLALLGKMDVIFCRNVIIYFDQASKKRVIESFYNTLRGGGYLLLGHSESLMNLSTAFALRHLKNDMVYQKTDTTGGGVAT from the coding sequence ATGCCATATTTCGAACCTGAATTGCAACTGACGGAAGAGGAATTCCGCCTGATCAGGGACCTGATCTATAACCACTGCGGCCTCTTCTTCGACGACGACAGCAAGTACCTGCTGGACCGTCGGCTCGGGCAGCGGGTGACCCATCACAACCTGTCGGGCTTCCGCGAGTACTACCAGTTCCTGAAGTACGACCGCAGGAGGGACCAGGAGATCGCGGACATCATGGATCTCCTGACCACCAACGAGACCTACTTCTTCCGCGAGGCGTTCCAGCTGCGCGCCTTTACTGACGAGATCGTGCCCGAGTTGATGAGGCTCAAGCAGCGCGAGCGGACCCTGCGCATCTGGAGCGCGGGGTGTTCCACCGGCGAGGAGCCGTACACCATCGCCATGCTCCTCCTGGAGATGGGGTGCCTCCACGGCTGGCGGGTCGAGATCGTGGGTTCCGACATCAGTCAGCGCGTGGTGCAGCATGCCCGCAAGGGGGTCTACACCAAGGCATCCTTCCGCGCCACCGAAGAGCGCTACCAGAAACGGTTCTTTTCCGAGACCGACGACGGGTACCGCATCTGCGACGAGGTGCGGGAGCTGGTCACCATCAGCCAGATGAACCTGTTCGACGCTAACCGCTTGGCGCTGTTGGGCAAGATGGACGTGATCTTCTGCCGCAACGTGATCATCTATTTCGACCAGGCCTCGAAGAAGCGGGTGATCGAATCGTTCTACAACACGCTACGCGGCGGCGGGTACCTCCTTTTGGGACACTCGGAGTCCCTGATGAACCTGTCCACGGCCTTTGCGCTCAGACACCTGAAAAACGACATGGTCTACCAGAAAACGGATACGACCGGCGGCGGAGTGGCCACGTGA
- a CDS encoding protein-glutamate methylesterase/protein-glutamine glutaminase, with translation MKKIRVVVVDDSAYNRRAITRMLEELPGVQVVGYATNGEEGIRRVIDLTPDLVTLDLEMPRMDGFTMLRILMASTPVPVIVISSTSGDEKVFKALELGAVDFIAKPTSVISDELLKIQQDLHQKVQAVFKLNMARVQKRAEPAPPVAEVAVPTAPAGTASSIDIVAIGSSTGGPPALQRIFASFREAPPFAMVISQHMPAGFTTAFAERLNRSTGFEVREAKDGDEVLPGRALIAPGGHNLVFARLGDKVVARIVTPGPKDRYIPSVDVMFRSCAELYRNRMLAVVLTGMGNDGAAGVREAKKAGAQVLAESEESAVVFGMPREAIATGVVDRVVPMDGMVREIVLRCGLLPRFS, from the coding sequence GTGAAAAAGATACGGGTAGTAGTCGTAGACGATTCGGCCTATAATCGGCGCGCCATCACCAGGATGCTGGAAGAACTCCCGGGGGTCCAGGTGGTGGGGTACGCCACCAACGGCGAGGAGGGGATCCGCAGGGTGATCGATCTCACCCCGGACCTGGTGACGCTCGACCTCGAGATGCCGCGCATGGACGGCTTTACCATGCTGCGCATCCTGATGGCGAGCACGCCCGTGCCGGTGATCGTGATCAGCTCCACCTCCGGGGACGAGAAGGTCTTCAAGGCGCTGGAACTCGGTGCCGTCGATTTCATCGCCAAGCCGACCAGCGTCATCTCCGACGAATTGTTGAAGATCCAGCAGGACCTGCACCAGAAGGTCCAGGCGGTCTTCAAGCTGAACATGGCGCGGGTGCAGAAGCGGGCCGAACCGGCTCCGCCCGTGGCCGAGGTCGCCGTCCCTACGGCTCCCGCCGGGACGGCGAGCAGCATAGACATCGTTGCCATTGGCTCTTCGACGGGCGGGCCGCCGGCCCTGCAGCGTATCTTCGCCTCTTTCAGGGAGGCACCACCGTTTGCCATGGTGATTTCCCAGCACATGCCGGCCGGCTTCACCACCGCCTTCGCCGAAAGGCTGAACCGCAGCACCGGCTTCGAGGTGCGCGAGGCGAAGGACGGCGACGAGGTGCTCCCGGGGCGGGCCCTCATCGCCCCCGGCGGGCACAACCTGGTCTTCGCAAGGCTTGGCGACAAGGTGGTGGCGCGCATCGTCACCCCCGGTCCCAAAGACCGCTATATACCCTCGGTGGACGTGATGTTCCGCTCCTGCGCCGAACTGTACCGGAACCGCATGCTGGCCGTTGTCCTGACCGGCATGGGCAACGATGGAGCCGCCGGTGTGCGCGAGGCGAAGAAGGCGGGCGCCCAGGTGCTGGCCGAGTCCGAGGAGTCAGCGGTGGTCTTCGGCATGCCGCGCGAGGCGATTGCGACGGGAGTAGTGGACCGGGTGGTGCCGATGGACGGCATGGTGCGTGAAATTGTACTTCGTTGCGGCCTCTTGCCGCGATTCAGTTGA
- a CDS encoding GAF domain-containing protein codes for MQKDDERLVHSRGEEFLQVFKKGAEFTQELLRENERLRFRVLELEKSQVSGEPAPAAELKKLNERIADLEQEKQEILDRIKHVEEENQDFAARYLEIEDENNNLANLYIASYQLHSTLDFKEVLQIITEIIINLIGAEEFAIMLLDEKSDELQAVATEGIERSEIPSFRLGKGIIGTVAQSGENHFASDFDSYERDFSAPMVCIPLKIKEHVIGVLAIYKLLMQKKEFAAVDYELFTLLAGHAATAIFSSRLYSDSERKLSTIQGFIDLLTK; via the coding sequence ATGCAAAAGGACGATGAACGACTGGTTCATAGCAGGGGCGAGGAGTTCCTGCAGGTTTTCAAGAAGGGGGCGGAGTTCACCCAGGAGCTGTTAAGGGAGAACGAGCGTCTCAGGTTCCGCGTGCTGGAACTGGAAAAATCCCAGGTGTCGGGCGAGCCGGCGCCCGCCGCCGAGCTGAAAAAGCTCAACGAGCGGATCGCCGATCTGGAGCAGGAGAAGCAGGAGATCCTGGACCGCATCAAGCACGTCGAGGAAGAAAACCAGGATTTCGCAGCACGCTACCTGGAGATCGAGGATGAGAACAACAACCTCGCCAATCTCTACATCGCGAGCTACCAGCTCCACTCCACGCTCGATTTCAAGGAAGTGCTCCAGATCATCACCGAGATCATCATCAACCTGATCGGTGCCGAGGAGTTCGCCATCATGCTGCTCGACGAGAAGAGCGACGAGCTGCAGGCGGTCGCCACGGAAGGGATCGAGCGCAGCGAGATCCCGTCTTTCCGGCTCGGCAAGGGGATCATCGGGACGGTGGCGCAGTCCGGCGAAAACCACTTCGCCAGCGACTTCGACAGCTATGAGCGCGATTTCAGCGCGCCGATGGTCTGCATCCCGCTCAAGATCAAAGAGCACGTCATCGGTGTGCTGGCCATCTACAAGCTGCTGATGCAGAAGAAGGAATTTGCCGCCGTCGACTACGAGCTCTTTACCCTGCTGGCCGGTCATGCCGCCACCGCCATCTTCAGCTCGCGGCTTTACAGCGATTCCGAACGTAAGCTGTCGACCATCCAAGGGTTTATCGATCTGCTGACGAAATAG
- a CDS encoding response regulator: MSDYNVLIVEDSPTMRQLIAFALKRIRGVRIVEANDGVDGLKKLSSERFDLILTDINMPIMDGLKLVSLVRNDANYKTIPIVVITTEGAQEDRERALALGANDYITKPIQPTKILDVAKNLLRIA, from the coding sequence ATGTCAGATTACAACGTATTGATAGTTGAAGATTCACCCACCATGAGGCAGCTCATCGCCTTTGCGCTGAAGCGGATCCGGGGGGTGCGTATAGTCGAGGCCAACGATGGTGTTGACGGGTTGAAGAAGCTTTCTTCTGAGCGTTTCGACCTGATCCTGACCGACATCAACATGCCCATCATGGACGGGTTGAAGTTAGTGAGCCTGGTGCGTAACGATGCCAACTACAAGACCATACCCATCGTGGTCATCACCACCGAAGGTGCCCAGGAAGACCGCGAGCGTGCCCTCGCGCTGGGAGCCAACGACTACATCACCAAGCCGATCCAGCCGACCAAGATCCTGGATGTAGCCAAGAACCTGCTCCGGATCGCCTAA
- the leuS gene encoding leucine--tRNA ligase, with the protein MEEKYVPSAVEGKWQQFWATHNSFKATEDASRKKYYLLEMFPYPSGKIHMGHVRNYSIGDVIARFKRMQGYNVLHPMGWDAFGMPAENAAIQNKSHPAKWTYENIAYMRGQLKRLGLSYDWERELATCDLDYYKWEQKIFLEMYKKGLAYKKSSAVNWCPKCETVLANEQVEDGCCWRCDSMVQQKELEQWSFRITNYAQELLDDTYKLTGWPERVLTMQRNWIGRSVGCEIDFPLENGLGKIRVFTTRQDTVFGATFMSLAAEHPMALDLATAGQRAAVEAFIDKVKKTDRIKRSSEDQEKEGVFTGSYCINPVTNVKMPIFLANFVLMDYGTGAVMAVPTHDQRDFEFAQKYDLPLKVVIQPEGETLDPATMTEAYTAEGTMVNSGRFDGMGNSDAKEAIADFLEKEGIGKKTVNFRLRDWGISRQRYWGNPIPVINCDLCGVVPVPEADLPVVLPMDAEFTGEGGNPLARVESFTTCTCPQCGEAARRETDTMDTFVQSSWYFLRYCSPKFTSGPLDREQVEHWMPVDQYIGGIEHAVLHLLYARFFTKVLRDLGYCNVDEPFSNLLTQGMVIKDGAKMSKSKGNVVDPNALIERYGADTARLFSLFAAPPEKDLDWSDQGVDGSYRFLNRVWRLVYDVLPAVKEAGAVQPDQLSAEGKKLRRAVHKTIKKVSEDIEERFHFNTAIAAVMELVNAIQGFTAKDAPENVAVVREAVESVVRLLAPFVPHFAEELWAELGHEVALEQAGWPGYDADAVVDEEVTVVIQVNGKLRSKLTVAPDAKEDDVRAAALADDKILPYLEGKTVKKVVYVPGKLVSIVVA; encoded by the coding sequence ATGGAAGAGAAATACGTTCCCTCGGCAGTCGAGGGCAAATGGCAGCAGTTCTGGGCTACCCACAACAGCTTCAAGGCAACCGAAGACGCCAGCAGGAAGAAGTACTACCTCCTGGAGATGTTCCCCTATCCCTCCGGCAAGATCCACATGGGGCACGTCAGGAACTACTCCATCGGTGACGTCATCGCCCGCTTCAAAAGGATGCAGGGCTACAACGTGCTGCACCCGATGGGTTGGGATGCCTTCGGCATGCCGGCTGAGAACGCCGCCATCCAGAACAAGAGCCACCCCGCCAAGTGGACCTACGAGAACATTGCTTACATGCGCGGCCAGCTGAAGCGCCTGGGCCTTTCCTACGACTGGGAGCGCGAACTCGCCACCTGCGACCTCGACTACTACAAGTGGGAGCAGAAGATCTTCCTGGAGATGTACAAGAAGGGGCTCGCTTACAAGAAGTCCTCCGCCGTGAACTGGTGCCCCAAGTGCGAGACCGTTCTCGCCAACGAGCAGGTCGAGGATGGCTGCTGCTGGCGCTGCGATTCCATGGTCCAGCAGAAAGAGCTCGAGCAGTGGTCCTTCCGCATCACCAACTACGCCCAGGAGCTCCTGGACGACACCTACAAGTTGACTGGCTGGCCCGAGCGCGTGCTGACCATGCAGCGCAACTGGATCGGCCGTTCGGTCGGCTGCGAGATCGACTTCCCGCTCGAGAACGGCCTGGGCAAGATCAGGGTCTTCACCACCCGTCAGGACACCGTCTTCGGCGCCACCTTCATGTCCCTGGCCGCCGAGCACCCGATGGCCCTTGACCTGGCCACCGCCGGGCAGCGCGCCGCGGTCGAGGCCTTCATCGACAAGGTGAAGAAAACCGACCGCATCAAGCGCTCCTCCGAGGACCAGGAGAAAGAAGGGGTCTTCACCGGTTCCTACTGCATCAACCCGGTCACCAACGTGAAGATGCCGATCTTCCTGGCCAACTTCGTCCTCATGGACTACGGCACCGGCGCCGTCATGGCGGTTCCGACCCACGACCAGCGCGACTTCGAGTTCGCCCAGAAGTACGACCTGCCGCTCAAGGTGGTGATCCAGCCCGAAGGGGAGACCCTCGACCCCGCCACCATGACCGAGGCCTACACCGCCGAAGGGACCATGGTCAACTCCGGCCGCTTCGACGGCATGGGCAACTCCGACGCCAAGGAAGCCATCGCGGACTTCCTCGAGAAGGAAGGGATCGGCAAGAAGACCGTCAACTTCCGCCTGCGCGACTGGGGCATCTCCCGTCAGCGTTACTGGGGTAACCCTATCCCGGTGATCAACTGCGACCTGTGTGGCGTCGTGCCCGTTCCCGAAGCGGACCTGCCGGTCGTGCTCCCGATGGATGCCGAGTTCACCGGCGAGGGTGGCAACCCGCTGGCGCGCGTGGAAAGCTTCACCACCTGCACCTGCCCGCAGTGCGGCGAGGCCGCGCGCCGCGAGACCGACACCATGGACACCTTCGTGCAGTCCTCCTGGTACTTCCTGCGTTACTGCTCGCCCAAGTTCACCTCCGGCCCGCTGGACCGCGAACAGGTCGAGCACTGGATGCCGGTGGACCAGTACATCGGCGGCATCGAGCACGCCGTACTGCACCTGCTCTACGCCCGCTTCTTCACCAAGGTGCTCAGGGACCTCGGCTACTGCAACGTCGACGAGCCCTTCTCCAACCTCCTTACCCAGGGGATGGTCATCAAGGACGGCGCCAAGATGTCCAAATCCAAGGGGAACGTGGTCGACCCCAACGCCCTCATCGAGCGCTACGGCGCCGATACCGCCCGTCTCTTCTCCCTGTTTGCCGCACCGCCGGAGAAGGACCTCGACTGGAGCGACCAGGGCGTGGACGGCAGCTACCGCTTCCTGAACCGCGTCTGGCGCCTGGTGTACGACGTGCTTCCCGCAGTTAAGGAAGCCGGCGCCGTGCAGCCGGACCAGCTCTCCGCGGAAGGCAAGAAACTGCGCCGCGCGGTGCACAAGACCATCAAGAAGGTCTCCGAGGACATCGAGGAGCGCTTCCACTTCAACACTGCCATCGCCGCGGTGATGGAACTGGTCAACGCCATCCAGGGTTTCACCGCCAAGGACGCGCCGGAAAACGTGGCCGTGGTGCGCGAGGCGGTGGAGTCGGTGGTGCGCCTGCTGGCTCCCTTCGTCCCGCACTTTGCCGAGGAACTGTGGGCCGAACTCGGCCACGAGGTGGCCCTGGAGCAGGCGGGCTGGCCTGGCTACGACGCCGACGCCGTGGTTGACGAGGAAGTCACCGTCGTCATCCAGGTGAACGGCAAGCTCAGAAGCAAACTGACCGTTGCCCCTGACGCCAAGGAGGACGATGTCCGCGCCGCCGCACTGGCAGACGACAAGATCCTCCCCTACCTGGAAGGCAAGACCGTCAAGAAGGTGGTCTACGTTCCGGGCAAGCTGGTCAGCATCGTCGTCGCCTAG
- the lptE gene encoding LPS assembly lipoprotein LptE has protein sequence MTATRLFTMLGMLALLAVLFGSGCSYSPVIQHGPLAGANGVNVVLFANKSYRAGVEAVLAREMIDEFNFRTGGKVLPADRADYELSGVVLSYNNVPVSYTATDVIREYNAILTVQATLRDQKAHKVFWKGDITEQQVYPVNANIALQQDAEDAAIEKISRRISERIWQKLGERF, from the coding sequence ATGACAGCCACCAGGCTCTTCACAATGCTCGGCATGCTGGCCCTGCTCGCGGTCCTTTTCGGCAGCGGTTGCAGTTACAGCCCGGTGATCCAGCATGGTCCACTGGCCGGCGCCAACGGCGTCAACGTGGTGCTCTTCGCCAACAAGAGCTACCGTGCCGGCGTCGAGGCGGTCCTGGCCCGGGAGATGATCGACGAGTTCAACTTCCGGACCGGCGGCAAGGTCCTCCCCGCGGACCGGGCCGACTATGAGCTATCCGGAGTGGTTCTCTCGTACAACAATGTGCCGGTCTCCTATACTGCGACCGACGTCATCAGGGAGTACAACGCTATCCTTACCGTTCAGGCCACTTTGCGTGATCAGAAAGCGCACAAGGTATTCTGGAAGGGGGATATCACCGAGCAGCAGGTCTACCCGGTCAACGCCAACATCGCCCTGCAGCAGGACGCTGAGGACGCCGCCATCGAGAAGATCAGCCGGCGCATCTCCGAACGGATCTGGCAAAAGCTCGGCGAGCGCT